The nucleotide window AAAACATCATCATTAATCGCGAATGACTGAATTGATACCTTTAGCATATAGTTCTACTAAAGCATCGCGCTGAAACCGAACCACGCGGGAAATAGAATTCCGGGAACTTTCCGAGGTAGAAACGGATAAGGTAATATTGCTGAGATCGGGATCTAGAATGTGTTTTACTGTACAAACCTGCATTTTGTTATTGCAATAAGCAACAATGCGATCGCCTGTCTGGATATCAACTGCTTGAATTTTCAATGGCTACTCGATCCTGTTTAAGGAGTAATACTAACAACCAAGATATTCCTTCAGTATACACAAAAAATACCTAAATATCAAAAACTGTATTTATTGTCAAGCTGATTTTAATTTTTAATAACCTGAAAGCCTAGATTTTTCGTGATTGTTACCCGGTTTTTCAGGTCTTGTTGAGAATGGTAAAAGATTTGATTCAATTTCAATCCCCTCGATCGCAAAACACAGATGCACGGCTACGACACATTATTTACCCGTGCATCTGTGTTTTATTTTCAGGATGCGAATACTATTTATTAACCAAATTTATAATGCTTTTTCACATCTTTCTTGATGTGCCAAGTGCAAGACATTCCAGAGGGAAACGTGACTAAATCTCCTTTGCCAACTTGCACTGATTCCCCACCATCGGGCGTCACGATTACATCACCTTCTAGAAAATAACAAGTTTCTGATTCGTCGTAAGTCCAAGGAAATTCCGATACTTCCTTAGTCCAAATCGGCCATTTCGGGATACCTAATTGATTGAGGAGTTCTTGAGTAGGTTGGCGTTCGACTTTAATTTCCATAAAAGGTTTTCTGGTTGTTTTTCAGGAGTAGGATAGTATATCTACTCCACACTCATCAACTAAATAACAAAGAGCGCGAAAACGCAAGCCAACTAATTGATCGTAAAGGGGATTCAGTTTGCAAAGAGGTGGAATGTGCGCTACCGTGCGACCAAAAATTACGATATCTCGCTCAAACGGACACTGCGCTGGTATTGCTTTGTAGAGAAATGTAGCTAGTTTGGGATTGGAAACCTCTATTTCGTCAAGCCATTGGCGTAAAGGTTGCAGGGGGTCGAGTTTGATACCTTTTTGAGTTTTGGCAGAAATGGAGGTGAAAGTAGGTAGAGTAGCAGTCTGATAGTTTGCTAATGGAGTATTCATAAGTCCGAATTATTACTTGATGATTTACTTAACAACTTTGCTTATTTCCCAATATACAAACTGAAAATGATTTTTGGGTAAAGTAACGAATCAAAAGTTTTAAGTTTTGGATAAATTAATCCTTATCAGTTAAACAATGATTATCAGACAGATAAGCTGTTGTCATAGCTAAACCTTTATCGCCGTAATTTTCGTTATCGAACTATGACTTTGCCAGTAAATATAAGCGTTGACTATACTCAATTGCGTCATTTATTAATAGCGCAAAAATGGGAAGATGCCGATCGCGAAACCAGAAGATTGATGTTACAGCGGTTTTCTCTGTTATGAGGTACAGTCAGAATTTACCAAACTTATTTCTTACAGTCGCTACCACTATATTTGGTGTACCTCACTACTGCGGGAACCGCTGTATATATTGCTGGGGCCGATCGCGTGGGTTGGCGCAATGGCGAACAATGGATCGGCTACAATCAAATAAAATTTACCCTTGATGCGCCTGTCGGACATTTACCGATTACTTGGTTGGTTCCTACTACTTTCTGGATGTATTGGCTAGCCCGTTTTGCTTCCGCAGGTTGGAGATTATTGTTAGAACGTGCTATTGAATGTAATTTATAAGAGAATATAGAAACCCGGTTTCTTGAAGAAACCGGGTTTCTAGCCTGTACTTTGCAAGGGCTGAAATCCGCTATATTGATTTTTTTGCAGAAGTTATATCATGTCCGGTTATATCGGCAATTTAAGAGTGAAGTTGAAGTCCGATCTGTGAGAGTCGGAGGTTAAATTTTAACCGCAGATGAAAACAGATGAACGCGGATGAACGCAGATAAGAAGGCGACTTTTTTAGATTAGATCGTAGGTTGGGTTGACGTTAGGAAACCCAACATTAGCAGAGTTTTGTTGGGTTTCGCGATTGTTCCAGATCGGATCGAATCTGGCTAAACTAAAGCCGGTTCCGGTAGTGCACCTTCCATTTTCCCCAAATAACTAATTAAATTCTCTAATTGCTGATCGGCGTTGATAACTCCTAAACCGCGAATGGTGACTTTACCGGGTGTGTAAACAAAACGATTTTTGAGATGATCTGGTAAATTAGCGGCGAGTAAGTTCCAGGCTGGTTCTTCCATTGGTGTTTCCAGAATAACGTGCTGTTTGCCTTCTGGTTTGATGCGAGAAAATCCGAGTTTTTTGGCTATTTGCTTGAGTTCCATGACTTTTAATAGTTGTTGGGCTGGTTTGGGAACGTTACCATAGCGATCGCACCAGTCCGCCGCAATTTGTTCTAATTCCTCTTTAGTATTAGCCGCCGCCACCGCACGATAAGCACTCATCTTTTGATCCAAATCGGTAATATAATCGGTGGGCATGAAGGCGGTGAGATTGAGTTCGATTTGGGTATCGTCCACTTTGGGAATTTCTTGTCCGCGAATTTCTCTGATTGCTTCTTGCAACATTTCCGTGTAAAGATCGAAACCGATCGCATCCATTTGACCGGACTGTTCTGCACCTAGCAAATTCCCTACACCGCGAATTTCCATATCCCGCATTGCAAGTTGATAACCGGAACCTAATTGAGTAAATTCTTGAATAGCCCGTAAACGCTGACGCGCCGCATCAGTTAGCTGACTTTGTTTGGGATAAAATAACCAAGCGTGGGCTTGAATTCCCGCCCGACCAACTCGACCTCGCAATTGATATAGTTGAGCAAGACCGAATTTTTGAGCATCTTCAATCAATATTGTATTGACTCGCGGAATATCTAAACCGGATTCGATAATAGTCGTACAAACGAGGATATCTGCTTCTCCATTACTGAAAGAAAGCATGGTAGCTTCTAATTCTGACTCGTCTAATTGACCGTGGGCGATCGCTAATTTCGCACCTGGTACCATTTCTCTTAGTTTAGTTGCAGTTTCTTCAATTCCTTCAATGCGGGGTACTACGTAAAACACTTGTCCGCCGCGATCGAGTTCTTGACGAATTGCCGTGCGTATCGCTTCCGGATCGTAAGGTGAAAGATGAGTTTTAATCGGGCGACGGGAAGGTGGCGGCGTGGTAATTAAACTCATTTCTCTGATTCCCGAAAGCGACATATAAAGAGTACGAGGAATCGGAGTAGCTGTTAGCGTCAATACATCCACCTGCGTTTTTAAAGATTTGATTTTTTCCTTTTGATTGACGCCAAATCGCTGTTCTTCGTCGATTACTAGTAAACCCAATTCTCGGAAAGTTACCCCTTTTCCTAATAATTGTTGAGTTCCTACTACTACATCTAATTCCCCGGTTGTCAATCGTTTTAAAATTTCCCGTTTTTCTTCTTCGCTGCGGAAACGATTGAGTAATCCTACATTAATCGGATAAGGTGCAAATCTTTCTTTTAAAGTGTGGTAATGTTGCTGAGTTAAAACGGTTGTCGGTGCGAGAAAAGCTACTTGTTTGCCAGCAGTTACCGCTTTGAAAATCGCTCGAATCGCTACTTCTGTTTTACCAAAACCCACATCTCCACATACCAATCGATCCATCGGTCTGGGGGATTCCATATCCCGTTTTACTTCTTGGGTTGCCTTTAACTGATCGGTGGTTGGTTGATAGGGGAAAGAATCTTCTAATTCCTGTTGCCAAGGGTTATCGTTCGGATAAGCAAAACCTTGTTGTTGGGCGCGTTGAGCGTATAGTTTGAGCAGATCGACTGCCAATTTTTTAATCGCTTTGCGAACTTTATTCTTGGTATTTTCCCAAGCTTTCCCCGTCATTTTATTAAGTTCGGGGGCTTTATCACCAGTAGCGCGGAAGCGGGATAAAGCACCTACTTGATCGGCAGCGACTCGCAATAAACCATCGGCATATTGCACGACTAAATATTCGCGAGTTTCAAAGTTTATGGTGAGTTTTTCTAATTTAAGAAATTTACCAACGCCATGATTTCGGTGAACTACATAATCACCCGGGCGCAATTTGTTGGGATCGACTTGTTTGGAAGCTGCACGACGACGTTTGCGAATGTAGCTAGGAGTGGCGAGGGTATGTTGTCCGTAAAATTCTCGATCGGTAACGACTACTAATCGAAATGTAGGGAGAATAAATCCTTCTAATTCTGCTAATCCGGAATATTTGACGGCAATTGGCGTGTGTTGAATTTGTAGCTTATCAATTGCTTGGTAGTCGCGGGGATTAGGGATGAATTGGGCGGGACAGTCGTGTTCTTGCAGGAGGGAAACGGAACGACTGGGTTGGGCGGAAATGATAAAAATGGAGAAATTGCGATCGCGTTCTTGTCGCAAAGTTTCCGCAATCTTAGCAAACTGATGGGGCGTAGCGGGAATCGAACGACTGGCAAGATTTAAACCGTTATTTTCCTCTGCCAGTTCTGATAAATAAAGACAGTGAAAAGCTTCTACAGCTTTCAAAGATTCATCGAAAGTACGATGTATTTTCGGTAATTGGTCGGATTTTTCCTCATTGCCCAATTCCCATTGTTCTTCGGCGTGTTCTACCCAAACTCGACCATGTGCGCGACATTGTTCTGGTTCGTCAATGGCAACTAAAGTATTGGCGGGTAAATAATCTAATAAAGAAGCGGGTCGATCGAAGGCGATCCCCAAAAATCGCCGCACCCCTTCTGGGGGATTCCCAGCATCTACTTTTTCTTGTTCTTCTGGTGATAGATAATTTTTGATGCGATCGACTTTTTCCTCACTCAGAGATGCCCTCACGATCGGCCCAAAATCTGTCGGAGTCAGAATTAGCTGATTGATGCTATCCATCGATCGCTGGGAGTCCGGCGCAAACTCCCGCATATGCTCCAAGTCATCCCCAAACCATTCTAAGCGCACGGGTAATTCCGCAGAAACCGGGAAGACATCGATAATATCGCCGCGACGACTCCATTGTCCTTCCGTTTCTACCAAAGGTACTCGTTCGTATCCCAATAAAGCTAACTTTTGGCTAAATTCTTCCAAATCCCAGCTTTCACCCCGTTTGAGGGTCAGGCAGTAGGGTAGGAAAGCTTCTTTTGGCGGTAAGTGAGGTTGTAAAGCGCGTTCTGTCGCGATGATGGCGAGTTTAGGTTTTGGGGGTTGCTTTTCTTCCCCATTCCCCATTCCCGTTTCCCCATTCCCAATTACCAAATCTGCCAATACCTGCATTTGTCCCCAAGTCATTTCCGATTCCGGGTCAAATGGCTCGTAGGGCGTGGCTTCTGAGGTAGGGTAAAAATGTACGGTTTGCCAGCCCATCGCCTCCAATTGGGCAGTCCAGCGTCCGGCTTCTTCCAAAGTAGCAGTCACCACGCACAAGTTGCGTCCCTCAGTTTGAGCTAAAGCAGAAGCCACCAATCCCTTCGGCAAGCGGGGAACGCCATTCAGGTGCAAACATTTCTGCCGATTTAGCTTGGTGAGGAGTTCGGTAGTGAGGGCACTTCGCCCTAATGTTCTGATGATGGAAGAAAACGCCATGAACTGAGTATTGCTGAATTGGTGGGTGACTATAGAGCAGCAGAATATCTGCCCTGCTTTTCACCATTGTAAAAGGCTCGCGACTTAACCAGAATCACCAGAAGTGATGGTTCGATCGAGAAACTTAACTCGTAACTCGTTCCCAGGTTTTAACTCGTTCCCAGGTTCCACCTGGAAATGCTGTTTTTGAGGCTGGAGCCTCTAGTAGTTACATGAGGCTTCAGCCTCCAGACTTGCGTTACCAGGTTGGAACCTGGTAACGAGGTGAACGAGGTGAAACGATGTGAAGTTGCCAGGAGATGAGACTTTTAGCAAAAGTCGATCTACACATCCAAAATTATCTGTGTTCATCTGTGTTCATCTGTGCTGATCTGTGGTTAAAATTCGACCCTAGTACTTTTGCAAGAGGTTGATAACAAGAGGTAATCTTTGGAAAGCGGACATAATCCATAGCGCATTCGAGCAAGCGGAAATTTTTCCATGCCCCATGCCTTATGTCCCATGCCCTAGCATAATAATCTTTCGCCCAGGCAAATCAGCCATTTTCAGAATGTCACCAACTGCCGAAGTTCTCGTTGTTTTTCTACTAATTCTCGCCAATGCTGTATTTGTAATGTCAGAATTGGCCATCATCTCAGCTAGAAAAGTGCGTTTGGAACACATGGCCGATCGCGGTGATGCTAAAGCACGCACTGCTTTAAGGTTAGCAAACGACCCCAATCAATTTTTATCTACGGTTCAGATTGGGATTACGCTACTAGCGATTCTGTCGGGTGCTTTCGGCGAAACGGTTTTTTCCAAGCGACTTTTACCCATTTTGGCTTTGATTCCCGGATTAGCACCCTACAAAGATGCGATCGCCTCTGTATTGGCAGTTTTAATCATTACTTATTTGACTTTAATTATTGGCGAACTGGTACCGAAGCGGGTAGCGTTAAATAACCCGGAACCGATCGCCGCTTTGGTTGCCATTCCGATGCGGATGTTAGCGAAAATTACTGCTCCGATCGTATATCTTTTGAGCGCTTCTACGGATATGGTAGTGCGACTCTTAGGGATCAGACCTTCTACAGAACCACTGGTTACCGAAAGAGATATCACTGCTTTAATCGAACAAGGAACGGAAGCAGGAACTTTTGAAGCCGCAGAACAAGACATGGTGGAAAGGGTGTTCCGCTTAGGCGATCGCCCAGTCAGTGCTTTAATGACACCAAGACCGGATATTGTTTGGCTTAATTTAGAAGATTCTTTTGATATAAATCGCCAAAAAATGATCGGTAGCGGTCATTCTCGCCTGTTAGTTTGCCAAGGAGAACTAGATAACGTTTTGGGTGTAGTGCAAGTTACCGATTTATTATCTCGTTGTTTGGCGAGCCAACCCCTAGATTTAACCGCAATGTTGCGCCGACCGTTATTCGTACCAGAAAGTATGAGAGGGTTAAAAGTACTAGAACTCTTCAAGCAATCTGGCACTCACATCGTCTTAGTAGTAGACGAATACGGGGTAATTCAAGGATTAGTAACGCTTAACGATATTTTAGTCGAAATAGTCGGCGATATCCCTTCTGTTTATCATGCAGAAGAACCCCAAGTAATTCGGCGGGAAGATGGTTCTTGGTTATTGGATGGAATGCTATCAGTAGAAGATTTTTTTGAACTTTTTAATATTGATGAATTTTCCGAAGAACGGAGAGGCAACTATCACACGATGGGCGGTTTTGTAATTACTCAATTAGGACGCATTCCAATGGCAGCCGATTACTTTGAATGGCGAGGTTTGCGTTTTGAAGTGATGGATATGGATGGTAACCGAGTGGATAAAGTTTTGGTGATGCCCCTACAAAAAAATGCCAACTCAGACCTTCAACAATAAAAAATAAAAAGCAAAAAGCCAACTCTGACTTAATACCACTTCACTTAAGCAGCATCACCAATCTTTATCTTTGCCCGATAATTCCCTAATAAAATAATAAATGCGATAACGTTTGGGTGAAGTGGTATAAGCTCTTAAAAGATTGGCAAGCAGCTTAAAAGCCTTGTCTGTAAGCTTTTCATTTTTTTTATATAACTAAAGCGATCCTAAATGAATTGCGAACAACTAAACCTCTCCCAACCCTCCCCTTAGTAAGTGGCGTTGATTATTTAAATAGAATCGCTATAGTTAACTAGCTTTACTTTAATTACCATCATTTACTTATAAGACGAAAGTTTAACAATTTTATAGTTTTTTTGATAAATTGTAAAAATCTTATAGAATTAAGATCTCTAAACCTTATTCCGGCGATCGAAGGGTAATTAAAAAACGTGCATCTGCTGAGTTTGTCAGCCAGAACTAGGTAAAGAAATTTACGCATTTTCAAATATAAGCATTATTCATTAGATATCTACCATGATTAATCTACCTGGCTACCGCATCGGTAAGGAAATATACGCAAGTTCTAGAACATTAATATACCGAGGAGAACGAGAATCGAACTCTCAAAAAGTCATCGTTAAACTGATGCGAAGCCAGTACCCTAACTTTACTCAAATAGTACAGTTTCGCAATCAATATACGATCGCCAAAAACCTAAATATACCTGGAGTTATTCAACCCTACAGTTTAGAAAATTACCAAAACAGTCATGCCTTAATCATGGAAGACTTTGGCGGTGTTTCTCTCAAACAAATGATGGAAGATTCGGCAGTAGGGATTGCTAAAAATCCGGAAGATTTAACTGATTTTTGGGAAATCGCGATTCAAATTGCCACTATTTTAGACCAGCTACACC belongs to Leptolyngbyaceae cyanobacterium and includes:
- a CDS encoding GUN4 domain-containing protein; the encoded protein is MYLTTAGTAVYIAGADRVGWRNGEQWIGYNQIKFTLDAPVGHLPITWLVPTTFWMYWLARFASAGWRLLLERAIECNL
- a CDS encoding hemolysin family protein, with amino-acid sequence MSPTAEVLVVFLLILANAVFVMSELAIISARKVRLEHMADRGDAKARTALRLANDPNQFLSTVQIGITLLAILSGAFGETVFSKRLLPILALIPGLAPYKDAIASVLAVLIITYLTLIIGELVPKRVALNNPEPIAALVAIPMRMLAKITAPIVYLLSASTDMVVRLLGIRPSTEPLVTERDITALIEQGTEAGTFEAAEQDMVERVFRLGDRPVSALMTPRPDIVWLNLEDSFDINRQKMIGSGHSRLLVCQGELDNVLGVVQVTDLLSRCLASQPLDLTAMLRRPLFVPESMRGLKVLELFKQSGTHIVLVVDEYGVIQGLVTLNDILVEIVGDIPSVYHAEEPQVIRREDGSWLLDGMLSVEDFFELFNIDEFSEERRGNYHTMGGFVITQLGRIPMAADYFEWRGLRFEVMDMDGNRVDKVLVMPLQKNANSDLQQ
- a CDS encoding Mo-dependent nitrogenase C-terminal domain-containing protein; the protein is MNTPLANYQTATLPTFTSISAKTQKGIKLDPLQPLRQWLDEIEVSNPKLATFLYKAIPAQCPFERDIVIFGRTVAHIPPLCKLNPLYDQLVGLRFRALCYLVDECGVDILSYS
- a CDS encoding GUN4 domain-containing protein codes for the protein MTLPVNISVDYTQLRHLLIAQKWEDADRETRRLMLQRFSLL
- a CDS encoding cupin domain-containing protein, whose protein sequence is MEIKVERQPTQELLNQLGIPKWPIWTKEVSEFPWTYDESETCYFLEGDVIVTPDGGESVQVGKGDLVTFPSGMSCTWHIKKDVKKHYKFG
- the mfd gene encoding transcription-repair coupling factor, whose amino-acid sequence is MAFSSIIRTLGRSALTTELLTKLNRQKCLHLNGVPRLPKGLVASALAQTEGRNLCVVTATLEEAGRWTAQLEAMGWQTVHFYPTSEATPYEPFDPESEMTWGQMQVLADLVIGNGETGMGNGEEKQPPKPKLAIIATERALQPHLPPKEAFLPYCLTLKRGESWDLEEFSQKLALLGYERVPLVETEGQWSRRGDIIDVFPVSAELPVRLEWFGDDLEHMREFAPDSQRSMDSINQLILTPTDFGPIVRASLSEEKVDRIKNYLSPEEQEKVDAGNPPEGVRRFLGIAFDRPASLLDYLPANTLVAIDEPEQCRAHGRVWVEHAEEQWELGNEEKSDQLPKIHRTFDESLKAVEAFHCLYLSELAEENNGLNLASRSIPATPHQFAKIAETLRQERDRNFSIFIISAQPSRSVSLLQEHDCPAQFIPNPRDYQAIDKLQIQHTPIAVKYSGLAELEGFILPTFRLVVVTDREFYGQHTLATPSYIRKRRRAASKQVDPNKLRPGDYVVHRNHGVGKFLKLEKLTINFETREYLVVQYADGLLRVAADQVGALSRFRATGDKAPELNKMTGKAWENTKNKVRKAIKKLAVDLLKLYAQRAQQQGFAYPNDNPWQQELEDSFPYQPTTDQLKATQEVKRDMESPRPMDRLVCGDVGFGKTEVAIRAIFKAVTAGKQVAFLAPTTVLTQQHYHTLKERFAPYPINVGLLNRFRSEEEKREILKRLTTGELDVVVGTQQLLGKGVTFRELGLLVIDEEQRFGVNQKEKIKSLKTQVDVLTLTATPIPRTLYMSLSGIREMSLITTPPPSRRPIKTHLSPYDPEAIRTAIRQELDRGGQVFYVVPRIEGIEETATKLREMVPGAKLAIAHGQLDESELEATMLSFSNGEADILVCTTIIESGLDIPRVNTILIEDAQKFGLAQLYQLRGRVGRAGIQAHAWLFYPKQSQLTDAARQRLRAIQEFTQLGSGYQLAMRDMEIRGVGNLLGAEQSGQMDAIGFDLYTEMLQEAIREIRGQEIPKVDDTQIELNLTAFMPTDYITDLDQKMSAYRAVAAANTKEELEQIAADWCDRYGNVPKPAQQLLKVMELKQIAKKLGFSRIKPEGKQHVILETPMEEPAWNLLAANLPDHLKNRFVYTPGKVTIRGLGVINADQQLENLISYLGKMEGALPEPALV